ACATGCGGGCCAGTTTGGCCAGGGCGCGCAAATGAAGATCATCGCCGCCGGCCGGGGAAGCAATCAAAAAGAATAAGTCGGCCCTGGAGCCGTCTAAAGAAGCGACGTCAACCCCGTTGGCCAGACGGGCCATAGCCAGGGCTGGCACAGTGACCGCCGCCGATTTGGCGTGGGGTATGGCTACCCCGAACCCTACTCCGGTGGTACCCTGGCTTTCCCGGGCGGCAATATCGGCTAAATATTGTCTGACATCCTTCACAGCACCGGCAGCTTCC
This portion of the Acetonema longum DSM 6540 genome encodes:
- a CDS encoding PTS sugar transporter subunit IIA, which codes for MKITELLSPDCIVLGLEAGNKEDVWKVLADKLEAAGAVKDVRQYLADIAARESQGTTGVGFGVAIPHAKSAAVTVPALAMARLANGVDVASLDGSRADLFFLIASPAGGDDLHLRALAKLARMLMHGSFLTALRSAEDAGAILEVIAEQEG